A DNA window from Alligator mississippiensis isolate rAllMis1 chromosome 11, rAllMis1, whole genome shotgun sequence contains the following coding sequences:
- the LOC132243926 gene encoding olfactory receptor 13G1-like → MKNQSSVTAFIMQGLSIHPQFQILLFVIFLTVYLIALLGNLAIIAAILSSPSLHKPMYFFLFHLAIVDIICTSTIMPKMLGNLVTITSTISFSGCVAQLYSFTWCLGAEMVLFTVMAYDRYVAICYPLHYSTMMNRSVCLGLSAVVMVIAVTNSWVHTGLIVQLTFCGPNIINHFFCEIPPLLALSCTPVRINEIMVFTADIFLAMGDFLLTCLSYCFILKAIMKIRTREGKKKAFSTCSSHLIVVSLYYSTVIYTYIRPASSYSFDRDTIVAALYTLVTPTLNPLVYTLRNKEVKVALKKVIPYLGR, encoded by the coding sequence ATGAAGAACCAAAGCTCTGTGACTGCATTTATTATGCAGGGCCTCTCCATCCACCCACAATTCCAGATCCTGCTCTTCGTCATCTTCCTCACTGTCTATCTCATCGCTTTACTTGGCAACCTTGCCATAATTGCTGCAATCCTATCCAGCCCGAGCCTGCACAAGCCTATGTACTTCTTTCTCTTCCACTTGGCTATAGTAGACATCATCTGCACCTCCACCATCATGCCCAAGATGCTTGGGAATCTAGTGACCATCACAAGTACCATCTCCTTCTCTGGGTGCGTGGCCCAGCTCTACTCTTTCACATGGTGTCTGGGTGCTGAGATGGTGCTTTTCACTgtcatggcttatgaccgctATGTGGCCATTTGCTACCCTTTGCATTACAGCACCATGATGAACAGGAGTGTGTGCTTGGGTTTGTCTGCTGTGGTGATGGTTATTGCTGTGACCAATTCTTGGGTGCACACTGGCTTGATTGTGCAGCTGACTTTCTGTGGACCCAACATTATCAATCATTTCTTCTGTGAGatcccaccactgctggccctctCCTGCACCCCAGTAAGGATAAATGAGATCATGGTCTTCACAGCAGACATCTTCCTAGCCATGGGGGATTTCCTATTGACATGTCTCTCTTACTGCTTCATTCTTAAGGCCATCATGAAGATCCGGACAcgtgaaggaaagaaaaaagcttttTCTACCTGCTCTTCTCACCTCATTGTGGTGTCTCTCTATTACTCCACTGTTATCTACACCTACATTAGGCCAGCCTCCAGTTATTCCTTTGACAGGGACACGATAGTAGCAGCTTTGTACACTCTTGTGACTCCGACTCTCAATCCTTTAGTTTATACCCTGAGAAATAAAGAAGTCAAGGTGGCCCTTAAGAAAGTGATTCCATATCTTGGGAGATAA